A region from the Vicia villosa cultivar HV-30 ecotype Madison, WI linkage group LG3, Vvil1.0, whole genome shotgun sequence genome encodes:
- the LOC131659705 gene encoding uncharacterized protein LOC131659705, with the protein MEQIQTDMAEIRAQIGTTMGQFLEAIQTVTRGQGDLRKPIQRPDFIVDPSGVHQKVVNPTQEAPLNQNVRNTMQVPVNEAPHRENLSVSSYDTFKFPMDEDEGKLRLLDKRLKAVEDRDCLGLDAASLCLVPDIKIPPKFKDSLSGASLEWYTQLERTNIRTWKDLAKAFFKHYKHNSDMVPTRIHLQGLTQKVDESFREYAQRWRELAARVQPPLLERELVDMFMDTLQDPYLNRMVGCAASEFSTLVVIGERIEHGLMTGKIQNAATNFEFPEQDGEETSTISEVEERDHAYSPVQIPCYQMTEITPDQDAPQICVATISQPPVQFVQQEPVLYNQSVKYAPQQQQRYRQNHRPQGGQNQRRPRKVYEPIPMPHSQLLSHLLQNSLVELKQLGPPPFPYPEGYDPNAYCEFHSGAPGHLIEGCNVFKGTVQNLIDSKAICFTPNGLRIN; encoded by the exons ATGGAACAAATTCAGACAGACATGGCAGAGATTAGGGCTCAGATAGGGACTACTATGGGTCaatttttggaagctatccaAACCGTTACCCGTGGACAAGGAGATTTAAGAAAGCCTATTCAGAGGCCGGATTTTATTGTTGATCCAAGCGGCGTTCATCAAAAAGTCGTCAATCCTACCCAAGAGGCCCCTTTGAATCAGAATGTTAGAAACACTATGCAAGTTCCCGTCAACGAGGCTCCACACCGTGAAAATCTTTCTGTTTCGTCATATGATACTTTTAAGTTTCCAATGGATGAAGATGAGGGTAAGCTCCGTCTTTTGGATAAGAGATTGAAAGCGGTTGAGGATCGTGATTGCCTTGGTTTGGATGCTGCTAGTTTATGCctggtgcctgatatcaagattcctcctAAGTTCAAA GATAGTCTTAGTGGGGCATCTCTTGAATGGTATACCCAACTTGAAAGGACCAACATCCGAACTTGGAAAGATCTAGCCAAAGCCTTTTTCAAGCATTACAAACATAACAGTGATATGGTTCCTACCAGAATTCATCTTCAgggtttgactcagaaggttgacGAATCCTTTAGAGAGTACGCACAAAGATGGAGGGAGCTAGCTGCTAGAGTTCAACCTCCCCTTTTGGAACGAgaacttgtagacatgttcatggacaCTTTACAAGACCCCTATCTGAATCGGATGGTTGGATGTGCCGCTTCTGAATTCTCAACTTTGGTTGTcataggagaaagaattgagcaCGGTCTTATGACTGGCAAGATTCAGAATGCTGCTACTAATTTTGAATTCCCAGAACAAGATGGTGAAGAAACAAGTACAATTTCCGAAGTTGAAGAGAGAGATCATGCTTATTCTCCAGTTCAGATCCCTTGTTATCAAATGACAGAAATTACTCCTGATCAGGATGCCCCACAAATTTGTGTTGCGACTATTAGCCAGCCACCAGTTCAATTTGTGCAACAAGAGCCTGTTCTATATAATCAATCAGTTAAGTATGCTCCGCAACAACAGCAGAGATATAGACAAAATCACCGACCACAGGGTGGGCAGAATCAAAGAAGGCCAAGAAAGGTATATGAACCAATTCCAATGCCTCATAGTCAGTTGCTCTCTCATTTACTCCAAAATTCTTTAGTGGAATTAAAACAACTTGGGCCTCCTCCTTTTCCTTATCCTGAAGGATATGATCCCAATGCCTACTGTGAGTTCCATTCAGGGGCACCTGGACATTTGATTGAAGGTTGCAACGTATTCAAAGGCACAGttcaaaacctcattgattccaagGCAATCTGCTTCACGCCAAACGGTCTGCGCATAAATTGA